CTCACACGTGAGCCGGTGACTAAAAAGAAAGCTAACTCATTAATGTAATGTTTCCATTAAGCTTCCTAATAACACAGACTTAATCATTGCGCTGATGGCGATTTCCGAAAAACACCTCATTAGGGCCATTAGAATTCTCACTAATTTGGAACGTCTTAATCACTCCAAACACAGCAAAACAGATCCAATCGATACAAACACTGCACACATTCAAATGCAATAAATGTATTACGTAACTCATCcataaaaaacccttttttCTATTCACCATGTGATTTACGACTTTCCGCGCTCACACTGAAACGAGggcacacacacaaacacaaattTTTGTAACAAGTTGACAACGCAACACACACTCACCTATGGTCAGAGTGTGTGGTCGGGCGCGTGCGGCGCCCCGAGCTGCAGCATGGAGCGGCACAGCTCCGTGATCTCCGGGTGATTCAAGTTGATCAGATGCACGTACATTTGTTTATGTAAACTCAGTTCCCCAGACACCGCCTCCAACCGCTTCAGCAGCGCGTCTTTCTCCCTCAACAGGGTCTTCACCTTCTCTTCTACCTCTCTAGAGCGCACTTTAGCTTTCTCGCGAGATTTTCTGACAGCTATGTTGTTGCGCTCACGTCTCCTTCTGTATTCATCTGTGCCTTTGTCTACGGACTTTCCGGAGGTGCGTCTCGATGGGGTCTGTTTGTGTTTGAGTAGGGGAGGCAGAAGCGGTGCTCCGAGCGGTGGTAAGGAGGTAAATCCTCCACCATATGGACCGTTGACGCCTACGGGCGGTTGGGGGTTGTACTGGCCTGTATATTGAGCGCAACTGACGTTTCGCCTAAAATCATGTGGCTCAGGCGGTTCCTCTTTTATAGGAGGCTGTTGTTCGTGTGCCGCGGTAGCCGGTACAGGCGCGTATGATGCTCCCGAATGTACCGGCTGCGGCATGTAAGCCAGAGTGGTCCGTGTGAAGTGTCGCTGCTGCGGAGAGCGGCCGCCTGGTAGGATCTCCTGGAAGAGCGCCATGGTCTCCTCTCCCCGGAATTGGTCCTCGATGAGGTGCTGCAGGTCCAGACTGATCTCCTGGCCATTGAGCTCGTCCAGATCCGGGGGCGGAAAGGGCGCGCGCTTGTCATCGCCGACCTTCTTGAGATCGggttgcggcggcggcggaggcGCGCCGGTCGCATCGTACATCTGTGGGGAGTCCATCCCACCGCCCGGGCCGCAAGCGGGCCCAGCGGCGCCGGCGGCCCGAGCCTCCACTTCAAAGCACTGGGAAGCCGTCACTTAATCACATACACCGTGGTTGGTATCCGAGTCGTCGCTGGCACTGATCGCGTGTGTTTGTGCGGAGCGGGCAGAGAGGGCGCGTGCGGACGCGACGGCGGCGAGGCGCGGACTggcgcagcgcgcgcgccggccgGCCGCCCCGGAAGGAAGCACTCGAGTTCCACTGTACTTTTACTGTGATTACGGACTTCGGCGCTACGAACTTCGCTTCGTGATTGTTTCATGAAAGCTTCGTTTATAAAGTTCGGTTCCTGATCTTTTTcggatttgtttttttattggttATTCTGTACACCTTCATTGAGTGGTTTCGATAGGTTCAGTGGTCAATAATATGTTTTTCCataaaatgtagttttaattattttaatacttcaaaaaacttaaaattaaaactttccaAAAAATCTTCGGTTTGGAAAAGCATTGTCAATACcttatttgaaattaaattatagcgtagcgcaaaaataagtATGTATAGGGTCAACCGGGATAATTGCCACTATGGggttatttaaagtattttctgaaaataatttaatttgttctaatacttctaacagtatgttaaaaaaaaacctatcttatttttctataaaaatgtcAACACCGGTTTTAAGAAACAAGTTACTtcaatatgtaaatatttgCCTACTGTTACATCATTTCCTTAAGCTAAACTTAGAttgtaatgtttttaacttACATACTTGCGATATCACCAAGATGTCGGTCGACAAGCAACTCtcctgacatttcttcaaccaaaaacgtcactaaaCTAtcatgagacatatttcaaaatatttagatcagtacggtttcactcactattatttttattatctatgattaaaattaaaatacatcaagctgtgttaaaatattttcaataatgttaatatcccgagaggaaaatggggagtacgtttgtatggaaggCGGTTTTTGGGCGGTCGTCCCATTTTGTCTTAATGAATTCTTTCGTTTTATGAATCGTTTTTGTTTGTATCGCGAAGCACGTAATGACCGTGGTATGCGCGTTTCTTGGTAATTGAGATCTTTACTCGAAAtactaaatcatatttataagtaatttgacttcggtggcaaacaagcgtgtGGAATTGGTAGTTAGAAGTTACCGCTAAAACGCTTGTTACGCATGTTAGTGTTGCCGACCATTAAAAACCTGGATAGCGGAGAACTATAAGAACACATAGAAAAATTGATTTCATATCATAAGTATTGAATGAATGCATATTTTTATTGCGTGTAACACATGGACACATTTTTATTAGTATAACTTACAATCTAAGGGGTAAGTATGTACAGAGAacttagatttaaaataaaacaacactgATGGGGGAATGCAATCCCTCACAGTGCGACAAGTAGGGATAGTCAGCCCTGTCCGCTATCATTCGTAGGATGCTGTTAGGACTGCCACGCACCCGGCGCCCAGGGATGCTGCGCGTGCACGCATGGTAGTATAGAAACATTCCACGCGCGCCGACGCGAACATCCCTGATGCGCTACACAAACGAGGCAGACTAGATATactttatcttattgtaagtacaatgtttcagagcaatctagctagtcgttttaaaatgagagcggaactacgtttgtatggagaaccgggcttgccggagacccttaaggcCATGATTTGAGACATACGTTTCGCAAATTCTCTACAGTTTACGCAGCCCtcacaccgacgcgttcagcagcaccatgtcgtccgcATAACTTATGTTGTTGACACAAACTCCATTAACATGACAGCCGACATGGGTTCTACTGAGCGCCTCGATTAGTCCATTAACATACAGGTTGAAGAGCGTAGGTGAAGTCAACCCCGTCTGTCTCACCCTGATAGTCAACATCTCCTGAGGATGCTTCGTAGAGAGGCGAAACACGTGTCGAGTATTGTTcttttggtggtggtttgttaaatttatttggGTATTTATTATTGCGGAAGGAGggtgggaacattaattgcatgtaaaaaaaatacgcaagtaagtataacgggttagcactgattgactagcacgttatcttttcgcggattagcaaagtaatattttggtattaattaaaATGGATTTCCGCAATGTAACGCCTGATTCATTAGTATATTTCGACATTCTGAAGAAAGTTTATAGAGCGCAGAGTAAGCATGAGTCGAGATCTTCAAATGTAGACTCAAAGACTTATGTTCCTAGCAACACTCTTTAATAGCCCCATCTCAACTGGTTAAGCTTCCCGTGACCACACCCCACCATCCCCAAACATGTTACAACCAGGAATGTCATCACCACACGTGATGGCTATCACCTCTCTATCATCACGCACTGATAGTGATAGCACGTGATATCGACTCAACATCGGACACGGCACGAACGTGGGCTATCGGCGCCAGGAAAAAAACTtatgtaattatattaattagttattaatttacatGGTGGATAAAAACCTTTTATTGTTTACCTACTCGTCGTTATTGGCATGATCTGGCATATCGTTCAGTTTATAAGTTACAGAtaaactgttattatttttatagtcaTAAGTTACAGTCGTCAATTTTTTCCCCATCTTTACCTAACTGCATATCATCATAGCATAACAATAATTttgctatagtttttttttttcaacctaTTTGTTTTTGTAGCCTAAGCGATGCaatttctataaataaataaataaataaatattatagggacattctaacacaaattgactaagtcccacggtaagcccaagaaggcttgtgttgtgggtactcagacaacgatatatataccccagtagcatttatacgtcattatgacgtcagcgacgtcataatgacgtaataatgccgtcattatgacgtcgctgacgtcattttgctacctgggtaatacttatacaaatacttaaatacatagaaaacatccatgactcagaacCAAATAcctatctgtgcttatcacacaaataaatgcccttaccgggattcgaacccaggaccatcggcttcacaggcagggtcactacccactaggccagaccgatcGTCAAAGCATGTATAAAAGGGAGTGCTCCGAGAAATTGTTTGGATTTTCATTGGAGTTTCATGCCGCATCTTTCCGCCATCGCTCACGGCAAACGGCAAatcgcctgatagtaagcatTACCTTCGCCCACGGACACCtgtaacaccagaggggttgtaagtaaGTGCTTTAAGGTGGGAGTAGGCTTTTTTCTTGATACTTTGAAGGTCGGATCGGTTCGGAAATACCGGGGGTGACGATTCAATCCATAGTTTAGTTGTGCGAGGCATTAAGTTTCATGGAGAAACGTACAGTTGCGAGAAAGCGGATTTTGTCGCTTAATTGGTTCCTGAAATATAGCGATAGTGTGTAGTGGCATAGTAATATGGTTCTACCAACCATCTGTCGTACGCAACCCTaaaagtaaaaaccggccaagtgcgagtcggactcgcacaccgagggttccgtactttttattatttgttgttatagcggcaacagaaatacatcatctgttaaaatttaaactgtctagctatcacggttcatgagatacagcctggtgacagacggacagacggacagcggagtcttagtaatagggtcccgtttttaccctttgggtacggaaccctaaaaacgtattcCTTAAAGAAAACATAAATAACTGGAAAATTCTACACTCTGCACTCCAGGAAACGGCCTGAAATTTCTCAATTTTCCTCGTAAACTGGAACTATCCACTACGTCACTAGGCGGGTCTCAACGTCACCCATGACGTCACGCGTAAACAAACACGCTACTTGCCCATGCGCATGCATTGTTGCGTTACCATAACTTGTACTACGCGTGGCCTAAATACGCATTATACATATACGACAGGTGTGTAAGctgtgtttttctttttattatatgTTCATAACCGAACACAAGTTATCAAAACTTTAGGTTTTTTGTTATACTTTTGTCTATGGTAGAAACATctgaataaaataagaaaatagaaGATATGTatcagttttttatttaaataaaatttatgtgGAGACACGGTCGGGACCAGGGCCcctttcattttaatattttctcaaacattatATCCCAGATAGGTACAGTATTttacacaaaagctaaaa
This DNA window, taken from Cydia strobilella chromosome 21, ilCydStro3.1, whole genome shotgun sequence, encodes the following:
- the LOC134751027 gene encoding CCAAT/enhancer-binding protein-like, yielding MDSPQMYDATGAPPPPPQPDLKKVGDDKRAPFPPPDLDELNGQEISLDLQHLIEDQFRGEETMALFQEILPGGRSPQQRHFTRTTLAYMPQPVHSGASYAPVPATAAHEQQPPIKEEPPEPHDFRRNVSCAQYTGQYNPQPPVGVNGPYGGGFTSLPPLGAPLLPPLLKHKQTPSRRTSGKSVDKGTDEYRRRRERNNIAVRKSREKAKVRSREVEEKVKTLLREKDALLKRLEAVSGELSLHKQMYVHLINLNHPEITELCRSMLQLGAPHAPDHTL